The Carassius carassius chromosome 32, fCarCar2.1, whole genome shotgun sequence DNA window GCTGTGTTTTGCAGCTGAAATCAGCCTGAGAGAGACACAAAACACAGGTTGCAGTTCATCTCAACTTCTTACATACActttaaatgtttgattttagtcagaataaaatgtattaatggaCTGCAATTCATTTTAACAAAAGTATGTACTGTGATTAACATCTAACAACTCACAGTGCTACTCTGGAGGTTGTCACTAGAGGGTGCTGCTGAAGTCTCAACATCTTGTTCTTCTTTACCCAGGTAAGTACTCTGTTCATTCCCAAATGTGGCCCATGAACCCTGACCCTCTTCAGTGACTTCAGGTGGTCCAAACGCAGCCCAGTTGTCCTCTTCTCCCACCGCCACACCTCCAAACGGAGCTGAACTGAAGTCGGCAAAACTGTCACTAGGAGGCAACTCAGAACAAAAAGCTACTTCATTGTCCGTTGTTTCCTCAGCCAGCTCAAGGTCATCCTTGAAGTCCTTCAGGCTGTCCATGTCATCAAACTCATCATCCGTGGAGCACCTGGACATCGCTGTGACAAATTCAGGAAATCCGTCCTGGGTTATAGATTCAGTTCGGCTGAAGTCTGCAAAACCCTGAGTTGCATCTCTGAAATTTCCAAAATCCTCATCAGCTGTGGGGTCTATGTTCGTCTCAATCTCCTCATTTACTTCCACCGCTGCCTTTACAGATGATCCATTAATTTCCCTTGTGTCTCTGCTCAGCTGTGTGTCAGAGATTAGATCCACATCCATTGAGGGGTCCTTCTCTGTTTCGGCTATGTCAACAGAGTCCGCCGACCTGTCTAGGCAGCCTGCGTCACCACAAACAATAAAGTTCTCTATTTGATCCTGCTCACCTTCAGCCTCCTTTGCGTGTCTACTGGAAGTAAATGACTGGGAGTCACCAGATAACTCCAGTCTCGTTTCCGTCTCTCCAGGTTCTGATTCTTCTTCATGCAATGACTGACTGTTTGAGTCTGGCAGGTTGTCCGTTTGGTTAATTAACTGCTTTCTGTCAAACACATCAGCTATGTTTACGTCTAGTCCAGAGTGTTCCTCAGTGTCTGTGCTTTGTAAGCAGGTGGAAAGAGCACTGTGCATCTCTGAATTTGCACATGACTCACTGTAGCCGTTACTGAGGCTGTGTCTATCACCCATACAGCTGTTTTGGACATCGGGAATTATTGAGGGAGATTTCTGACCATATTCGACGGAGATCTCCATCTGTAGGTCGGAGGATGTCATGCCATCTGTGAGAATGTCACACGATTCCTTCTCTGTTTTCTCAACATTGTGGATAGATTCTTCTtccatttttttatcattatcccATCCACTCCCCGAAACAGTGACATTCTGCACAGATTTGATGTACAGGTCAGGTGGGGAGTCCTCCAGTGCGTTTGACTGGTTGAATGTTGTGGGCGTGTCGAGCTCTGAGAAGCTGAAACTGGTTGACACCCCTCCACCATCGAAACCCCCGAACTCACCAAActcatcctcctcttcttcctctccgGCCGCATCCAGTGGAGGCGGAGAGGAAGAGTACAGACGGATGACATTGGGCTCCATGGTCCTGTTGTGCCACCTGTggccacatgcacacacactcctagaaaattaaaaatagaaaagacagaaagacaaaaacacaaagcGTGATGTTGAGACATGAATTTAAAATTACTATAACTATCAACTCTCTTCAATTGGCATCACGTTTCTTTACATCACTTTACTTAATATTTAAAGGTGcagtaggagatcttggaaaTGCTAACTTTAGCCTTAAAGCATTGAAAGCAAacgtcccaccctccctgcaatcgccgtccaaagccacgccccctgaacgCATAAACGCTCAAAGACAAGAAAACCATATTACTTcaataggctacatcagcggttcccaattccagctCATGTTCTGGAGGGAAGTAAACTTCATTGGATTTCCTCCTGCTGTATGATGTATTCTGTCTGCGTGAAAGGGGTATGCAGATACATACGTTTACCGAAAGCTAGGAAAGCCAATTAAGACACACGGACCGGGCATTTTCATTGGAcaaacatttcttggtcctacgccttccacagaatatataaatacatttagaccacttaactaaatgattgctatcaggatgtgaagagactttcaaccagcataaaaaaaaaacaattctgaagacaatcacctattgcacctttaatacaTATAATAGTGCACTGCTTGGCAGTTAGGTCATGTAGTATAGTTTATGACTGAGCACTAAAAGCAGGAataatacaaaagtaaaaaaaaaaaaaaaaaaaaagccttcagGTTAAAGTAGTCAGCACTGCTAGATCAGAGAGCAGACCATTCATTATTTACCAGCACTTTAGATGTGACCCCTCTTTCATGGGCTAAATCTAGGGCACGTTTTAAACAAAGCTGCAAAGAATAACAACACTTTTTAGCTTGTGCACGTGCAGTTAGATGACTTGCAATTGCAGTATTGACAGGTCCTCCAAGCTCAAAGGATCTGACAGGTCTCACATGATGGCTGAAGTAGCAACAGCTACAAATATTTAACAGTTTGTCTGCAGACTCATTACTTTACTGGTGTAGAGTACAATGGTGGTGCAATGAGGAAATGTAATAATAGTGGTCATATGCTAAATCACTTTTCAGTAGTTTCAAGTAGGCTCATGTTTCCTTGTTTATGAGAGTTTCTTACATGATCACCATTGTAAAAGTAAAAGCAAGTTGCAAGTTTGTCAAATTGCAAAAATCGGCACTAGTTTACATGGCTAGCTGATCTACACTTAGTTTAAACTAAGTAGGTGACAGCTGGATAATAATTCCAGAACTCAAGATAGCACTTGtaaaacattaaagggttagttcaccccaaaatgaaaattctgtcattaattactcatcctcatgtcgttccaaacacataACACCATTTAATCTTCGGAATACAaactaagatatttttgatgaatcagAGAGCTATCttaccctccatagacagcaatgcaactgaaatgttcccaggtccagaaacgtagtaaatacatcagtaaaacagtccctgtgacatcagtggctcaaatTCAATTTGCGATGTTATgagaatactatttttttttgcacaaagaaaacaaaaataagataattagggctgaaacgattcctcgagttactcgagtaactcgattacaaaaaatgatcgaggctaATTCCTCTGCCTCAAaaactcttttaatttattttaaatctcacgtcaggttctttcgcaatgattttttttaatgtgacacaacgcgtttacgtcacccacaaagcagaaggagacacaagcgcttttgatttgagggcgcgggcaaaagtaaagagaacgtcgtggcgttgcaagatagagctggcataccacaactagggccctatgatttcagcGATggagaaaacgcggagggaatcgcggaatccagtcataaaaacggaatttacagtttaacgcagaatggcacggaatttgccaaattttttatgaattaataaaaaaataggtcattgcacttacatcaaatcacgatatggactaatatctgtaaatattaagcccgaatagtgtatttaaatatgagtcctgcatgttctgcgtgtctctattaatgaatggagcagaagcgcgtcttcctttatcacacacactgaagcacgcgtgacgctcgcggtgatttcagcatctgctgtctcactaaatgaggatgtgaacacatgaacaacatcttcagaactgctctgacagtcacttcatgagtatttgaccgtttgatttgagtaaaactagcgtcacatcacatacacagagccgtaaaggtacgtcaacccgtcaaaataagtcctgttttagacaagtatttgccagagatgtattactattgttcagcagaatgtacatagcctactactaaaaaaaatcaaacattattttgtaattttttttaaggtttaaatcacacaaactttcttccatgttttatttttaatagtaaatcccctttgtttaccaaaaagttaagtttgcttaattttcaataattaaaagataaattaaattaatgttttatgtgtttaatgtttaatgtgcatctcagaaaatgctttatttaaaacccccaactgaatggcacctAAATGCACTTAATTGATCTTTCAACttcattgtcattgttcacagtacaagtacagacagagaaaaaaatgtgtaataattaaatgtttatttttgaacatgttttttttctaaaaaaggaaacttagttgttcattttaagagaccatggagttttattttctcttgcataattaatattgcaatttaattaagcaaaaacacattttatccgatgaCTCGATTAAtagatggaatttttggtagaatactcgattactacaatattcgatagctacagcccaaaagataatttaatcaACCATTCTTCTCCCCCGAGTTACATATTCTGCCATTTTAGAGAGTATAACAATGCATATGCACGCTTTCCCCCAAGCATAAACAATGCTTATTACACAGATCATGTGCGCGCTTTCCCCCTGAACGTAAAGAACACTGATTATGTCAATTACGCTCTTAGATACTCTTGAAAAATGTCGTTAGACGTAACTCGGAGGAGAAGATTGGTTgagtaaattatgttatttttgttttcttagtgCAAAAACAAGTATTCTAAtaccaaacaattaaaaatgtttgtaaaatattCTCGTAGCAtcgcaaaactgaagttgagccactgacgTCACATGGACTGTTACCGAAGTATTTACTACGTTTATGGACcttggaacatttcagttgcgttgctgtctatggagggtcagatagctctccgatttcatcaaaaatatcttaatttgtgtttcgaagatgaacctCACAGAGACCAAGCACTGATATTAATGATTTATCAGTATCAATGCAATGCCCTCAATTACATTTGAGTAAGCCCTGAAACACTCTATGACAAACATGATTAGTTAAGGCCATGACACAATTCATGTGTTAAGGTCAGCAACTCCTTTGTGCTTCCTTTGTCCTGCTTTACATTTCCAGCAAGAAAGGCCTGTGAGCAAAAacttttaaagtcagcatgaTAATGGACACAGTGTAATCTGACTTGTGGAAAAACTTAATTAGGTCACACATTAACCTACATACTGTACACTAACATTCAAACATTTGAGGTTTGTAAATCTCTTTATAGAGAATGCATTCATTaacagtaaaacagaaatattgtaaattattcatacaatttaaaaataattattttccattttaaaatgcaatttatttatttgtttgcaaagctaaaattttcagcagtcatttctccagtatttagtgtcacatgatcattcagaaatcattctaatatgccgatttgttgCTCAATAAACATATcctattatcaattttgaaaacactcATTCTGCTTAATAATTTGTGAAAACCTTAATAGATTTTTTCAGGACTCTCTgatgaataaatataattgtctgaaatataactattttgtaacattatacatgtctttgccatcacttttgattaatttaattcatccctgctgaatgaaagtataacatttttcttcaataaacaaacaaaaaaaaaaaaacctaattgacctaaaccttact harbors:
- the aftphb gene encoding aftiphilin; amino-acid sequence: MEPNVIRLYSSSPPPLDAAGEEEEEDEFGEFGGFDGGGVSTSFSFSELDTPTTFNQSNALEDSPPDLYIKSVQNVTVSGSGWDNDKKMEEESIHNVEKTEKESCDILTDGMTSSDLQMEISVEYGQKSPSIIPDVQNSCMGDRHSLSNGYSESCANSEMHSALSTCLQSTDTEEHSGLDVNIADVFDRKQLINQTDNLPDSNSQSLHEEESEPGETETRLELSGDSQSFTSSRHAKEAEGEQDQIENFIVCGDAGCLDRSADSVDIAETEKDPSMDVDLISDTQLSRDTREINGSSVKAAVEVNEEIETNIDPTADEDFGNFRDATQGFADFSRTESITQDGFPEFVTAMSRCSTDDEFDDMDSLKDFKDDLELAEETTDNEVAFCSELPPSDSFADFSSAPFGGVAVGEEDNWAAFGPPEVTEEGQGSWATFGNEQSTYLGKEEQDVETSAAPSSDNLQSSTADFSCKTQHLFRTAFPSDIPPEVNGVTEVLPLHKFLQAQDPQEQRDPSSSFAQENALAMWRHLQDIHGTHGLNTQTCGVDPEIYELTTAKMENNATGRYIADAFTKLMESMERTRTTARKPEKDEKISKEAAKVISLLPDLSFMQARVLMFPSILTPATNHI